The DNA segment GGTGGGCCTAGCGTAGAGGGCGATGAGACACGAGAATGGCCGCGAATCCAGATCTCGTTAAAAGCCACAAAATCCGTCGACTACCTAACAACCGGGAAAAGGCGAAgcgcgggagagggagtAGACCTATACACGAACAGGCACAGACGCCGTCAACAGCAATACACAAGGAACGGGTGAAAAAGGAAGCACGCACAGAAAATGAAGAAATCAACGGAGAGTACAAGTAAGTTCACAGCAAGCAAGAGGGGTGCCTCGAAATCAAAACGATCTCGTAGGCGGGAGTGTGAGTGCGCGTACGGCGGATAGAAAAGCGAAGATAACCGATCAGGGAGGGCTGAGGCCGATAAcctgcgaaaaaaaaaaggtgcgTCTAAGGGTGAAGATCGGGAAGGACCTCGTCGAAGGAGACCGACACCGCTGCGTTGCAGATTTCGTGTCCCTTCTtcggcgtgcgcgcctgtgtgtgtctgtgtgcgtgtgtgtatggctGTCCCTTCCCCTACGGATAGCCGCTTGCGTGTTTTATGCAGGGCAAGCACTTACACCGTAGACGAAGAATGAATCCGAAAAAGAAATTAAGGAGAGAGAACCGTATGTGGCCTTGTTAGGTTtctggcgtgcgtgtgtgttttgtgctcgaggaggaagggagagaggaccaagaagagagagagcgagagcgagacaACACAGCGACACACGTACAAAATGAGTAGATTTAACGCGTGAATGGTGCTTACAAGTAAGAGGGTAAAACTAAGAACGGTACGCGGCAGTAGAGAGAAggcaaggagagggagggggaggagggaggggcgcgtAGTGttagcggtggtggtgtagGTAGCAAGGCGCCAAGTAACAGCGCACCAACAACCGAAAAAGAGAAGGCCCAGCAACGCGTCGGCGTTCTCCAGTGACAGATTACTGCTGAAAAGTTAAGGAGTGCAGTGTACTTTGATGTGTTGGGCTGTAGACCTTTTTGCTTTTGTTGCCTTTCGGAGGTGTAAatgggagggagaggagagagggggcgagtGTCGATGAATGCCAGCAACTGCCGAGCAGATCGCGAtgagggtggtggtgcggtaTGGTCAGGCGTGAACAGCAAAGGGAGAAGccagcggtggtgatggaAGGACAAGTAGAGCAACCCGCAGAAAGGGATGATTAAGCAATGCATCCTAGGAGGAGGCATGACGCGCTACATTCGGAGATGGCGACCCCTCACAACCTCTCAGTCTCAGCCGCCTACCCCGGCGCCCGCGCACATCTGCAGAAGCACAAGAGACTCTCAGGGGTCGCCTCCTTGGTGGAAATGGCGCCCGAAAAAGGGACATGAGGCGCTTTATCTCCTCTGCTTGTTCGTGTGCTTcattgttgttgttttgaCGTGTGCCCAGGTCATGCTGcgatggggggagggggagagagagagagcgagaaccCGCAGTCAGGCGTTCCTtctcctcgtgtgtgtgtattggGTTGCTCTTCCTCTGAAGACGTGCAACGCCTGTCACACAAGCGACATGTCCTCACACCCGTTTCACCGTCgttgtctctttctctctcgcaccaCCTTGCTTAGAAAACGAAACATAcataggtgtgtgtgtgtgtgtgtgttatcgtttttttttttcattctTCGCGCGCTTCCGTGGGTGTTACTCGTTACAACGCGACCACTCATCCTCCTCTACAAGGGACTCGAGCACCTGCAGGTCATCTTCATGCTTCGGCATGAAGTGCTCCGGCTGCCCCACCGTCTCAAGACTCTCCTCCGAGTGCATGCGGTAAATGGCATCGGCCAGAAGCTTTGCGATGGAAATGACCTTAATCTTCTTGCACTTCTGGCGGGACTCCTCTTGCGGAATGCTATCCGTAACCACCACCTCGACCAACGCATCGCACTGCGTGAGGCGCTCACACGCGGGGTCGGTGAAGATGCCGTGCGTCGCATAGGCGTGCACTTCTTTCGCACCGTActccttcagcacctccgccgccttaCACAGCGTGCCGGCCGTGTCGATCATGTCATCCACGAtgatgcacacacactcgtCGACCTCGCCGACCAGCTGCATCGACTCGACCTGGTTGGCCACGACGCGGCGCTTTAGAATTGTGACGATGCGACTGGCGCCGATGCGGTCACACATGCGGCGTGCCCGGTTCACCGCTCCGGCGTCTGGTGCCACAACCACCAAGTTGCTCGGAGTGAAGTTCTTTTGTTTGACGTACTCGGCAAACTCAGAGCTGGGGCTGAGGTCCGCCACCGGGCACCCGTGGAAGAAGCCTTGAATCTGGCCACAGTGCAGGTCCATCGTCACGACGCCGTTGACGCCCATCTCCGTCACCATCCGCGCCACGGCGGACGCGCTGATGGGCACGCGGCCCGTGTGCTTGCGGTCCTGGCGAGCGTATCCGTAGTGCGGAATCACGGCAATcacgcggcgcgccgacgaCAGCTTCAGGGTGTGAATGATCAGCAACAGCTCCATCACCGCCTGATTCACGTtcgtgccggcgccgttgccgcagGTCGGCTGAATGACGAAGATGTCATCGCCGCGGATCGACTCGAGGATCTTCACAATCGTCTCCCCGTTAGCAAAGCTTCCGACGCGGCTGGCGGTGACGGGGATGCTGAGGTAGCGGCACACGTCCTCGGCGAGCTTCGGGTTTGCGTTGCCGTGCACTACGCGGAGGGAGCCGTTGCGGCTGTTGCAGGATTCCATGGTGAATGAGGGAGAGCGGGgtcgcaaaaaaaaaatgtccCACACGAGCttaggaggagggggggggacgaGGGTGCGCGGACGTTGGCCGGTCGGGGTCTTGTTGATGCCGTGGATGCTTCTCTCTCAAAACGATCGGTTCACTGGACAGCTCTTGTCAAAAATAATAAAAGATCGCTCTGCTGCAGAGACACAAAAAAACGCGAAGCAGAAGGTGGTGGTTGTGGCGGGGAATACTGCCCCGTTTCCGCTTGTGGCTGCTTTGATGAGGCGACCCGCACAGATCGTGCACGCTTTTCGAGTCAACTGTGTATCTGTGCGAAAGGTGCGCGGCTTGGACGCCTTCCGTCTGCAACGGAGAGGATGCtggctgggggggggggaaggtgagggaaaagagagaga comes from the Leishmania infantum JPCM5 genome chromosome 36 genome and includes:
- a CDS encoding putative phosphoribosylpyrophosphate synthetase translates to MESCNSRNGSLRVVHGNANPKLAEDVCRYLSIPVTASRVGSFANGETIVKILESIRGDDIFVIQPTCGNGAGTNVNQAVMELLLIIHTLKLSSARRVIAVIPHYGYARQDRKHTGRVPISASAVARMVTEMGVNGVVTMDLHCGQIQGFFHGCPVADLSPSSEFAEYVKQKNFTPSNLVVVAPDAGAVNRARRMCDRIGASRIVTILKRRVVANQVESMQLVGEVDECVCIIVDDMIDTAGTLCKAAEVLKEYGAKEVHAYATHGIFTDPACERLTQCDALVEVVVTDSIPQEESRQKCKKIKVISIAKLLADAIYRMHSEESLETVGQPEHFMPKHEDDLQVLESLVEEDEWSRCNE